A window of Yoonia sp. SS1-5 genomic DNA:
ACATAATGAAGATCAAATCGTTTGCCATTGCCGCAATCAGCGCAATCACACTTGCATTGCCAGCGCAGGCGGAAACCTTGTCGCTGGCCTATTTCATGGGGGCCAATCACCCGATGAACAAGGCGTTCCTGACGCCGATGGGCGAAATGATCGCCGAAGAGACCGGTGGCGCCTTGACGGTCGAGCATTATCCGGGGGGTGCTTTGAATGGTGTCCCTTCTAAGCAATACTCTATCATGCTGGATGGTGTTGCTGACATCGTGTTCATGACCCCAAGTGCCACCAGCCGCCTGTTTCCCAAAACCTCTGTGATCAGCCTGCCCAATCTTTGTGAAACGGCCGCCGAATGCACCACGATGCTGCGGGCCGCGGAAAGCGAGATCGCGACAGAGTACCGGGGCAAGATTGTCGGCCTTTGGACAGCCTCACCACCGGTTCTGATCACACGCGATACGCCTGTTCGGACGCTTGATGACATTCGGGGCATGAAAATCCGGGTTCCTGATCCGACCGCTATTCCCTTTGTCGAAGCTCTGGGTGCATCGCCAGTTGCGATACCGGTGACAGATATCAACCAGGCGCTTGCGAATGGGGTGATCGACGGCATCATGATCGACCCCTCGGGTATCTTGTCTTTCAAGCTGGATGAGCCGGGCAACTATGTCACGAACTGGTTTGCTGGTGGCGCACCTACATTTGTCGTCGCCATGAACCAAGGCGTCTACGACGGGCTTGATGATGCGGGCAAAGCCGCGGTGGACAAGGTTGCAGCGTCGGATCTGTCGATGCAGGCCGCCGAAATGTACTGGAACATCGGGCGCCAGGGCCTGGCACATGCCGAAGAAAAGGGCCTTGAGATCATCGAATTCTCTCCTGAAGACCGCCAAGAGATCGATGCCGTTGTTGCAGAGGTGATGGCGACCGTGTCGGCAGAAGACGCCGGTGATCGCACAGTTGGCGACATCGTAGCCCTCTTGAAGGGCCAATAAGATGCAAGGGCGCCGTCTGGGGGTTGATCGGTTTTTCGACGGCTCCGGCGGTGTCATTGCCGTGATCGGATCCATTGGGCTGTTGGGGCTGGTCTTTTTGACGGTTGCCGATGTGGTCTGGCGTTACGCGCTCAATGACCCGATCTTTGGCCTTATCGACGTGTCGATGATGGTCTCATCAGCGGTCGTGGCATGTTCGGTCACCTGGGCGGCGCTGAAGAAGGCCCATGTGACAATCGAACTGATCGAAGGGCATTTCGGTGTGAAATCCCTTCTGTATCTGGGCCGCATCATCGAGACGCTGACCGCCTTGCTTTTTGCAACCGCCTGTTATGCGCTGATCAAGAAAAGTACTTGCGGCTTTGCCTGCGGTGACATCACCGACAATCTGGCCATTCCGCACGGGCCCTTCTATCTGGCGCTGGCAGCGTCCATGGCATTTTGCGCAGCATTAAGTCTCTGGCGCGCATGGCGCCCGCATCCCACCCCTGTCGAAGAAAGCTAGGTCATGGACTTGTTCGCCATCGCAATCGGCGGTTTCGCCGTACTGTTGTTGTTGCTTTATCTGCGGATGTCCGTGGGCGTCGCCATGATGCTTGTCGGGGCTGCGGGGATCTACCTGATCCGCCCACAAGCGGCCCTTCCCAAGCTGGCACTTGAGATATTTGGCGAGGCGACAAGCTACCCATTGTCGATCATCCCGCTATTCGTGCTGATGGGCAATCTGGCAGGCGTTTCAGGCATGAGCCGGGACATCTACACGGCGGCCCATACCTGGATCGGGCATTTCCGGGGTGGGCTGGCCTCGGCCGCGGTTGTGGGCTGTGCGGGGTTTTCGGCCCTATCCGGGTCCTCGCTCGCCTCGGCCATGACGATGGGGCGCGTTTCCCTGCCGGAAATGAAGCGGTTCGGCTATAATGACAGCCTTGCGACCGGAGCCATCGCGGCAGGTGGCACCCTTGGCATTCTCATTCCGCCATCCGCTGGCTTCGTCGTGTTCGCGATCCTGACGGAGGAAAGCATTGGACGGCTCTTTCTGGCTGGCATCCTGCCGGGGATCATGCTGACATCACTCTTCATTGTGGCGATCTGGCTGTGGACCCTGCGTAATCCCGAAATCGCGCCGCAAAACACCGAACGGTTTTCGTGGGGTCAGCGGTTTTCGGCCCTTGGCCGTGCCAGCGCCATTCTCAGTATCATCTTCCTGACCATCGGCGGCATCTATGGCGGCGTCTTTTCAGCGACCGAGGCCGCCGGGATCGGGGCGTTCCTGACGCTGGTTGTCGCGTTGCTGCGCAGATCGCTGAATAGAGAGAACATCAAGACGGTGTTCAGTTCCACGCTGCAGGCGACTGGCACGGTCTATCTGATCCTGTTTGGCGCGTTCATGTTCAAGTCGTTCATCGGCTTTACCGGCATCACGCTGTTTCTGGCAGAATATGTCGGTGGGCTGGGGCTGAGCGGCACACAGGTGATGATCGCTTTTCTACTGGTCTTCATCATTCTTGGCATGTTCCTGGACAGCTTCGCGATGCTGGTCCTGACGGTTCCCCTGATCCAGCCAATTCTGGAGCCACTTGGCGTGGATATGATCCTGTTTGGCGTCTTGGCGGTGATTGCGCTGGAAATGGGCCTGATCTCGCCGCCAGTGGGGATGAACGTGTTCATCGTGAAAAGCGTCGCACCGGATGTGAATATCGGCACAATCTTCCGCGGCATTTGGCCGTTCTGGGGTGCGATGCTGGTGGCATTGGTGATCCTGCTGCTCTTCCCGCAGATCGTGCTGATGCTGCCCGACACGATGCTGGGCGCGCGTTAGGTGCCGCGCATTCAGGGCAGAACGCCACCGGCGCCCGCCCTGCAACCTGTCCCGAAACTTGTCATAGATCCAGTGTGATGGTCTCGCCTGCCGTTGCTGCACGCGACTGGCAGGTGATCATCGTGGTCTCGCGCTGTGCCTTGGACAGTACGAAATCCCGGTGTTCAACTGCGCCCGCTGTCACGCCGCATTTGCATACGCCGCAAATCCCGTCACCGCATTTCAGGTCGATCGAAATGTCGTTCTCGTTCAGCACGTCGGCAACACTTTTGCCGATGGGGACATCAAACTCCTGCCCGGAACTGGCGATGCGCACGACAAAGGGATGATCCTCGTATTCCGGTGCTTCTGGAACAGAGAAATATTCCAGATGCCTTGCATCCTCCGGGAAACCACATGCCTCTGCCGCGTCCATTACGGATTGCATATAGGCCTCTGCCCCACAGGTGTAGACATGGGCACCGGGCGTATATGTCAGGATTTGGCTCAGATCCGCACGGGACCCTTCATCGCTAATGTGCAACTTGACCCGGTCAGCCCAGGCGAAGGCCTGTAGGTCATCGAGAAAGCCCATGTGTCTGCGGGACCGGCCGGAATAGTGCAGCTCAAACTCTGCACCGATGGCGTGCAGCCGGTGCGCCATGGCCATCATCGCGGTGATCCCAATACCGCCTGCCATCAGGTAGGTTTTGGAAGCGCTTTCAACCAACGGGAAATGATTGATCGGGCGAGAGACGAAGACCTTGCGCCCCTGGGTGAAGATGCGGTGCAACAGCTTGGAGCCACCGCTCCCTTCGTCCTCGCGCAGGACGCCGATCTGGTATTTGCTCCGGTCACTGGGGCAGCCGGACAGGGAGTATTGGCGTAAATACTCGGGTGCGACGACGATATCCAGATGCGCGCCCGCTTCCCATTCAGGAAGGACATGGCCGTTTACCGCTCGCAATTCGTATTTGGTTACCCCCTCGGCCATTACCTCGGCCTTGGCGATTTCGACCTGAATGGCGGGGTTTTCGCCCTCAACTGTGTATTCGTTGATCAGCCCGTCGGTATCACCACGCGCCATCCGCTCTTTGTAAACCTCTGCTGTGACCATGGCTTGATAAGCCTCGATCCCGTCCTCGCGATTAAGCGGTGAAGGGAAGGGGTGCGGTGGCGGCGCAAGGGCGGGTGTGACGACCGCAAGGGTCTGATCCTCGTATTTCAGGTCGAGATCTTTCTGCAGCGCGCGTTCATTGACCGGGTGCTTGGTTGGCCGGAATGCGCCGTCCTCCTGCACTTCCAGATCCCACCACCACTTTTTGACCGGATTGATCTGCCCGCGATCCAGCATGTCATCAAGTTTCGCCAGCGCGGGTGCCGTCCCCGGCACTTTCATCGCGGTCCATCGCCAGGCCGCATCAGCCAAAACACCCTCCAAATTCCAAGGGCAGGTCTTCATGCAACGCCCGCACATGCCCCCACCAAGGTTACTGACCCGGTATGTCGCGCATTTCTGACTATCGGATTTCCATATCTCATAGCCATTATGCATCAGCTTCGGGCCCGCCGTGATCGCACCAGACGGGCATTCCCGCGCGCATTTCTTGCAGCTGTCGCAGAATTTCTGCAGACCGAAATCAATGGGCTTGTCATGGGACATTGGCAGCTCGGTCGTCACAACGCCGGATTTGAGCCTTGGACCCAGATAGGGGTTCAAAATGACCTCGCCAATCCTGCTGACCTCGCCTAGGCCGGATAATAGCAGAAGGGGCGGTTGGATAACCTCGCCCTCAACCATCGTGTGTGCCTTTGCTGGGTAGCCAACATTCCTGATCTGATGTGCGATCACCCCGCCCAGGAGTGCAAAGCGCAGATAGCCCCGCATGGATTGCGCGACCGAAATCCAATCATCGCCGCTGGCCCCTTCCATTGTGTCAAAGCCCTGATCAATCACCATCGAGATCGCCTGATCATGGGATGGGATGACTTCTTCGCCAGCGGCGTTATGGGAATAGTAGGCCCAATCAGGGCAACGAGAGACGCCAACACCATCAACACTTAGAAAATAGGTGGCGGCTTTGACGTGGTCATGCGCCTCTTGCGGGGTGTAGGGGATTTGACATTCCGCAACTGGCCCGTTTTGCAATAGGGCAAAGGCACTGAGTGGGCGACGCTGCGCGGGGGAGGTGGGGCTTTTCATTGTTGCATAGCCACCCTTCCACTTTTGCTGAAGCGGTTTGCCGAGGTCACCAAAGGCCGCGCGGATCAGCATGTCAGACCGCTTTGGCAGCCGTGCAACATTGCCTTCGTCGATATATGTTGTGGGCGCATCAACGCGCTTGATCTTCTCGAACGGATGCGCGCCATCCTTGAACCGGCGCTTGGCATAAAGCATGGCTTTGCTCTTGGGCAGCTTTGCAGCGACCAGCGGCAAATCGGTGCCAACCGGATAAGAGGTTGTCACCGCCGCCATGCCAAAACGCGACCCGATAAATGGTGCGCTTACCTGCCCATCCACAACAGCAGCAAGGCCGGTGGCAACAGCCAGCTTGTTCAGATCAATATCCGCGCTGCTTGCTGTATGCGCCCGCGCGCTGTGGCCCAGCTGCCGCAAATAGGTCGCCACAACGACGGCAGCTTCGGATGCCAGAAGGGCCGAGCGGTGATCTTCTGCGCCCATGATCCAGTCGGCGCCCGGTTCATCCGGGTCCGGTGTCCGGGGATGTTCGAACAAGTAGACGATAGCATGGGTATGCGTGTCGATGGAGCCGGGAGGAGCTTCCATCGACTCGCGCAACTCCGCCATCAGCAGGTCGTGACCGGGTGCCAGCGATTTGCTTTGACGCGTGCGCAGAACCTGCGCCAGTTCTGCGATCCCCTCGTTCAGATAGGGACGGGTCAGGATCGCCTCGGACGGCAGTTTTCCAGTCGACGCCATGGACGCGCCGCAAAAATACCCAAATGATTTCAGATGGTTTGAGCGCTCTTCAAGATCATCCGGTGTTTCAGAGACCAACCCGTTCACGGTCCCGTCACGGATGGCATCCATCATCGCCTGATGTTCGCGCATGGCGTTCACGAGGCTCTGGGGCCTGTCCCTGTCGACAAAGGACAGCGGCACAAATGGCGGTACGTTTTGCAGGTCTGTGTCTTGTTGGCGCGTGGCGTTCTCCAGGGGGAAGCGCCCCAGATGCATGGGCCGGTTTTTCTGAGAGCGGAATTGATTGAACATATCGTTTTGACCTGCCTTGTGTTCCGTTCGACCGATGATGACCGTGGGTCGCGGACTTGGCGTCGGGCCAAGGGCGAGGTCAACTCAGGCTTATATAATCCTAAATCAATATAATAAACCTTGCGTATGATAATCAAGCATTATAACTTGCGCTTGCGTCTTCAAGCGATGCTAGGCCGCTGAGCAAGGCCATAAATGTCTAAAATTCGCCGCCGACGCATGGGCCGGACGGGTCGAAATGGCAGCCAAGGAAAAAGGGAACACCGATCATGTCAGATCAACAAAGCCGCACAGAAATCCGCGAACTTACGCAGGCCGCAATTGGTGTGATCGAAGCGCCCGGGCGCGCGACGGTGATCAGCGCCGAAAACCCCCTGCCGGCCGTCGCGCGGGACGCCACTTCGGACGCGCCACCGTTTGAGCTTTTTCATTTCGGGTTCTCAATTTGCTCGCACAAAGTTCGCGCCGTTCTGTCCGAGTTAGGATTGGAGTTCGGCTCAAATCAGTTCGCCGGTCCAACGAAATACGAAAACTACACGCCCGAATATGTGCGGCTACGACTCCAATCCGATGTCGCAAAAACTTCGAAATTCGTCAGTGGCTTTTCCGGCGCGTCCTCGGTTGACGATGATGGGTTCGATCCTTTGGTCGTGCCCACGCTAGTTGACAATCAAGCAGGAAAGGTGCTGGCGGATTCGAAGCTGATCTGCCTGTACCTCGTGAACACTTATGGCGGCGGCCATGATCTGTTGCCCGATGATCTGAAAGACAGAATTCTGCAGGAAATGGACGTCGTTGACCAAACCCCGCACGTCGCACTGCTTTACGGTGCCGACCCAGAGGGCGATACGCGTCCCACCGACATTCAATCTAGAATGCCGGGCATCCATCAAATCAAGTTCGAAAGCATCAAGGGCCATATGTCGTCGGTTCAAGGGGATGCCAACTTGATGGCGGCCTACAAAGCCAAACTGGAAAAAGAAAAGAACGCAGAGGCGTTCGTCGTGGATGGCACGGCCATGCAAGACGCAACCCAACTGGCCGAGCGCCTGATTGCAGACCTGGAAACGACGCTGCAAGCCTCAACAGGTACATGGTTGTTTGACGACCGCTTTACCTTGGCCGATCTGGTTTGGGGCGTCAGTCTGCTGCGTCTTGACTACCTTGGAAAAAGCCAGTTTTGGGACGGCGACACGCCGCGCCCGAACGTCAAGGCCTACTATCAAAGACTCGCAGCGCGCCCCTGCCTGATCAATGCGATTGTCGATTGGCCCGGGTCACGCAAACGGCTCCAAACCTCGTAGCGAACTGTCGCGTGCTGACGAGTGGCGACAGAGGCTCCAAAAGTAGTCCTGGAACCCACGCTGACCTGAGCATCTTGCGCGCCTGTCGAGACCGGCACCATACCTATCGGGGCCTCCGGTAGCTCTATGGTGCAAGTCGGGGCGGACAATCGTGAAGCCGCCCGAAGGTGACTGCTGCGCTTCCTGTTCATACGCAACAGTGCTTTATCCACCCGTGGAAAAATGCAAATCTGTTGCGCATCGCGGCAGTCCGATCACGTTGTAGAAAAAGTGCGGTCTCGGTTCGGGTCAAATCGACATGCACGAATGACCGGCTTGGCGTGTGCTACCCCGCCAATTAACGACCAGGAACCATTCCGATCGGTGGCACATCCGTGTTTTCCTCAGCCTTAAAGACCCGGCCATTTGAAAGCCGTGCCCGAGCAGGTTCGATAATTTTGTCATCAATTGCACCAGGTAATTGACTACAATATATCCACGTTTCCCACGTCTCGTCCGGCTTAAGTCGTTTTGGCAGCGGTCGTTCCGCGGGGAGGGCAGCGACTGGCGGAGTTGTCTCAAACCAGACATGAGTTAGCTCTATCTCTTTGTCTTGGGACAGATTTGTTACATTGAGAAAAAACGCAAGCTTAGTATCACCAGCAAATTGTGCTGTATGAACCGTGAACCGAACGCGACGCCGGTTAAGATATTCAGGAGCAATTAGGTCAATGGTAGTCTTGATAACATTCCACAAGAGAGACATATCAAAATTTCCCCGGATTTGACGCGTCTACTAGACAAAAGCTACTGTGTACCTTCGCGTATTAGCAAGCCAAATTAAGTGATTGGCGACGGAAGCAGACGCTTGGCATAACCGTGCGAGAGGCAGAAAAGTCCCGCAGAGCGGGCCTAGCAACACCCCTCAACCCGCCCGTAACGACCGCAAAAACAACCCGATCCCGCCGACAAGCAGAACGAGGATGACGATCAGCTCAAAGGCGCTCATCCGGGCCAGTTGTAGTTCCATATTGGCGATCACCCCGAAAACCAGGGCAACAAGCGACCCGCAAGCAAGCAGCCAGCCCAGCCAGTTGCGGGAATTATAAAAGACCATCCCAACCCCGAACATGAACGGGATCAGGATGATGCCGCTGGTGATCGGCATGCCGCCAATATTGAACGCCACGCTGCCCAGCCCGAAATTCGGCCGTACGATAATGCCGTTCAGCAGCAGGTAACCGCCGCCAATCATCATGATTAGCCCGATCAGAAAACTGCCGGTTCCACCGTCACTGCCACCTGCGCCACGTGCCATATGGGTCCCTGCCTTTCCTCGTCTCATTGTTTGAAACCGCAATGGGGTTTCCTACAGCGCCATATGGCGGTTCACATCTTTATAAAGCAAGTAGCGAAATGGGCCCGGGCCCCCTGCGTAACAGGCCTGCGGGCAGAACGCGCGCAGCCACATGAAATCGCCGGCCTCGACCTCGACCCAGTCCTGATTAAGGCGGTAGACGGCCTTGCCTTCCAGCACGTAAAGCCCGTGTTCCATCACATGTGTTTCTGCAAAGGGGATCACGCCGCCGGGCTGCAGTGTGACGATATTGACATGCATGTCATGGCGCATATCCGACGGGTCAACAAAACGGGTCGTGGCCCAGGCACCATTGGTATCGGGCATCGCGATTGTCGTGGCACTTGCCTCGTCTGTGACAAAGCTCTCTGGCGCCTCGATCCCTGTAACGGCCTGATACTTCTTGCGGATCCAATGAAAGCTCGCATTGGCGTTGCCATTGTTAAGAAGCTGCCACGCGGCGCCCGGCGCAAGATAGGCGTAGCCGCCCGCATTCATCTGATGGTCTTGGC
This region includes:
- a CDS encoding TRAP transporter large permease, which codes for MDLFAIAIGGFAVLLLLLYLRMSVGVAMMLVGAAGIYLIRPQAALPKLALEIFGEATSYPLSIIPLFVLMGNLAGVSGMSRDIYTAAHTWIGHFRGGLASAAVVGCAGFSALSGSSLASAMTMGRVSLPEMKRFGYNDSLATGAIAAGGTLGILIPPSAGFVVFAILTEESIGRLFLAGILPGIMLTSLFIVAIWLWTLRNPEIAPQNTERFSWGQRFSALGRASAILSIIFLTIGGIYGGVFSATEAAGIGAFLTLVVALLRRSLNRENIKTVFSSTLQATGTVYLILFGAFMFKSFIGFTGITLFLAEYVGGLGLSGTQVMIAFLLVFIILGMFLDSFAMLVLTVPLIQPILEPLGVDMILFGVLAVIALEMGLISPPVGMNVFIVKSVAPDVNIGTIFRGIWPFWGAMLVALVILLLFPQIVLMLPDTMLGAR
- a CDS encoding bifunctional allantoicase/(S)-ureidoglycine aminohydrolase encodes the protein MSHSTYYTPKGGLPPQTQLLTDRAVFTTAYAVIPKRVMTDIVTSNLPFWTKTRAWVLARPLSGFAETFSQYVVEVAPGGGSTSPETETGAEAVLFVVSGTVTLTLDGQDHQMNAGGYAYLAPGAAWQLLNNGNANASFHWIRKKYQAVTGIEAPESFVTDEASATTIAMPDTNGAWATTRFVDPSDMRHDMHVNIVTLQPGGVIPFAETHVMEHGLYVLEGKAVYRLNQDWVEVEAGDFMWLRAFCPQACYAGGPGPFRYLLYKDVNRHMAL
- a CDS encoding 2Fe-2S iron-sulfur cluster-binding protein, yielding MFNQFRSQKNRPMHLGRFPLENATRQQDTDLQNVPPFVPLSFVDRDRPQSLVNAMREHQAMMDAIRDGTVNGLVSETPDDLEERSNHLKSFGYFCGASMASTGKLPSEAILTRPYLNEGIAELAQVLRTRQSKSLAPGHDLLMAELRESMEAPPGSIDTHTHAIVYLFEHPRTPDPDEPGADWIMGAEDHRSALLASEAAVVVATYLRQLGHSARAHTASSADIDLNKLAVATGLAAVVDGQVSAPFIGSRFGMAAVTTSYPVGTDLPLVAAKLPKSKAMLYAKRRFKDGAHPFEKIKRVDAPTTYIDEGNVARLPKRSDMLIRAAFGDLGKPLQQKWKGGYATMKSPTSPAQRRPLSAFALLQNGPVAECQIPYTPQEAHDHVKAATYFLSVDGVGVSRCPDWAYYSHNAAGEEVIPSHDQAISMVIDQGFDTMEGASGDDWISVAQSMRGYLRFALLGGVIAHQIRNVGYPAKAHTMVEGEVIQPPLLLLSGLGEVSRIGEVILNPYLGPRLKSGVVTTELPMSHDKPIDFGLQKFCDSCKKCARECPSGAITAGPKLMHNGYEIWKSDSQKCATYRVSNLGGGMCGRCMKTCPWNLEGVLADAAWRWTAMKVPGTAPALAKLDDMLDRGQINPVKKWWWDLEVQEDGAFRPTKHPVNERALQKDLDLKYEDQTLAVVTPALAPPPHPFPSPLNREDGIEAYQAMVTAEVYKERMARGDTDGLINEYTVEGENPAIQVEIAKAEVMAEGVTKYELRAVNGHVLPEWEAGAHLDIVVAPEYLRQYSLSGCPSDRSKYQIGVLREDEGSGGSKLLHRIFTQGRKVFVSRPINHFPLVESASKTYLMAGGIGITAMMAMAHRLHAIGAEFELHYSGRSRRHMGFLDDLQAFAWADRVKLHISDEGSRADLSQILTYTPGAHVYTCGAEAYMQSVMDAAEACGFPEDARHLEYFSVPEAPEYEDHPFVVRIASSGQEFDVPIGKSVADVLNENDISIDLKCGDGICGVCKCGVTAGAVEHRDFVLSKAQRETTMITCQSRAATAGETITLDL
- a CDS encoding TRAP transporter small permease, yielding MQGRRLGVDRFFDGSGGVIAVIGSIGLLGLVFLTVADVVWRYALNDPIFGLIDVSMMVSSAVVACSVTWAALKKAHVTIELIEGHFGVKSLLYLGRIIETLTALLFATACYALIKKSTCGFACGDITDNLAIPHGPFYLALAASMAFCAALSLWRAWRPHPTPVEES
- a CDS encoding TRAP transporter substrate-binding protein translates to MKIKSFAIAAISAITLALPAQAETLSLAYFMGANHPMNKAFLTPMGEMIAEETGGALTVEHYPGGALNGVPSKQYSIMLDGVADIVFMTPSATSRLFPKTSVISLPNLCETAAECTTMLRAAESEIATEYRGKIVGLWTASPPVLITRDTPVRTLDDIRGMKIRVPDPTAIPFVEALGASPVAIPVTDINQALANGVIDGIMIDPSGILSFKLDEPGNYVTNWFAGGAPTFVVAMNQGVYDGLDDAGKAAVDKVAASDLSMQAAEMYWNIGRQGLAHAEEKGLEIIEFSPEDRQEIDAVVAEVMATVSAEDAGDRTVGDIVALLKGQ
- a CDS encoding glutathione S-transferase family protein, coding for MSDQQSRTEIRELTQAAIGVIEAPGRATVISAENPLPAVARDATSDAPPFELFHFGFSICSHKVRAVLSELGLEFGSNQFAGPTKYENYTPEYVRLRLQSDVAKTSKFVSGFSGASSVDDDGFDPLVVPTLVDNQAGKVLADSKLICLYLVNTYGGGHDLLPDDLKDRILQEMDVVDQTPHVALLYGADPEGDTRPTDIQSRMPGIHQIKFESIKGHMSSVQGDANLMAAYKAKLEKEKNAEAFVVDGTAMQDATQLAERLIADLETTLQASTGTWLFDDRFTLADLVWGVSLLRLDYLGKSQFWDGDTPRPNVKAYYQRLAARPCLINAIVDWPGSRKRLQTS